The Salvia miltiorrhiza cultivar Shanhuang (shh) chromosome 1, IMPLAD_Smil_shh, whole genome shotgun sequence genome has a window encoding:
- the LOC131005106 gene encoding putative late blight resistance protein homolog R1A-10: MAAYSAVVSLEQQLKLLLDSDQFPLQDQRPQLQSFHQTISSLQKSVETIFPTPKHDRETAGILETLIRDSIYQAQDAIESFLSAKSPSFSFPQITQHIDPIASRAQTLADSIRKVKLSLLDGAEEIPPPPRSGVVSRTFRIVGQETDKKLLSDALTSEEGKLQILPVTGMAGIGKTTLARSTYDDPKIKKSFPFRAWVTVSQDYHVGDILARLLNSMESRGQKAGERVYEGNDDQLKIQMHQSLYNNKYLVVIDDMWDTDTWDKVRNVLPDNKNGSRIILTTRILSVAKTVKSSEFCHEMQPLDEENSWILLCDKAFEGKPCPPHLEKTGREIAKNCGGLPLSLTVIGGLLSQERQTEEYWQTIEEDTNAAAGKGEEAYSEILSLSYNHLPAKLKGCFLYLGAFPEDSDIPLSKLARLWVAEGFLVITPRQGRLEKVAEEHLLDLTQRNLITVRKISSDGTIKTCGLHDSLRDLAVQESGREKFFHSIRRYANAQGLEQAAKAQRRVSVHKNILICLKDVYRATKSISDARTLIYAGSHHHHPMPLFLTYDLLRVLDAYTVYFIRFPQELAHLIHLRYLSLTYNGKLASSLSKLQNLQVLIVRRQPRIIFVGKSFLPDEFWGMQQLRHLVMTETNLPKIPENLPLFANLQSLTDINAASCTREVLKSMPNLKKLGMWVEKPGVVGLYLDELEELEVFKFTVLNPSPSKQVEFDSDFFLPETLRKLSLSGCGLPWEAMGVIVELPNLEVLKLRELAFNGEEWCMEDCVFEKLKFLMIEYLNLKSWIVNDSHFPCLEQLYMRHCYNLEGIPLELGYIGGLKVMELVDCSPKAVESAEEIKQEQEDFDKEGFEVRIYCSYEI; encoded by the coding sequence ATGGCAGCTTATTCCGCCGTAGTTTCCTTAGAGCAGCAGCTGAAGCTGCTCCTCGACTCCGACCAATTTCCTCTCCAGGATCAAAGGCCGCAGCTCCAGTCCTTCCACCAAACCATCTCCTCCTTGCAAAAATCCGTCGAAACAATATTCCCCACGCCCAAACACGACCGAGAAACCGCTGGCATCCTCGAAACCCTCATCCGAGACTCAATCTACCAAGCTCAAGACGCCATCGAATCCTTCCTCTCCGCCAAATCCCCATCCTTCTCCTTCCCCCAAATAACACAGCATATCGACCCCATCGCATCTCGAGCCCAGACGCTCGCCGATTCAATCAGGAAAGTGAAACTATCCTTGCTCGACGGCGCCGAGGAAATCCCGCCGCCGCCCAGATCCGGCGTCGTCAGCCGCACTTTTCGCATCGTGGGGCAGGAGACAGACAAGAAGCTCCTCTCCGACGCGCTCACCAGCGAAGAAGGCAAACTCCAAATCCTCCCGGTCACCGGAATGGCCGGCATCGGTAAGACTACTCTAGCTCGAAGCACTTACGACGATCCCAAGATTAAGAAAAGCTTCCCCTTTCGCGCGTGGGTTACTGTATCCCAAGACTATCACGTTGGAGATATTTTAGCTAGATTGCTCAATTCAATGGAGAGTAGGGGCCAGAAAGCAGGAGAGAGAGTGTACGAAGGCAACGATGATCAGCTCAAAATTCAAATGCATCAAAGCCTGTACAATAACAAATATCTTGTGGTCATTGATGATATGTGGGATACTGATACTTGGGATAAAGTGAGGAATGTGTTACCGGATAACAAAAACGGTAGTAGAATTATTCTCACTACCAGAATTCTAAGCGTTGCTAAAACTGTCAAATCTTCTGAATTTTGTCACGAGATGCAGCCTCTCGATGAAGAAAACAGCTGGATTCTGCTATGCGACAAGGCGTTTGAAGGGAAGCCGTGCCCTCCTCATTTAGAGAAGACCGGAAGGGAGATCGCAAAGAATTGTGGcggtctccctctctctctaaccGTCATCGGAGGTCTTCTTTCTCAAGAGAGGCAGACGGAGGAGTACTGGCAGACGATTGAGGAGGACACGAACGCTGCAGCTGGAAAAGGCGAGGAGGCCTACTCGGAAATACTATCTTTGAGCTACAACCACTTGCCCGCTAAACTCAAGGGTTGCTTCCTTTATCTGGGAGCATTTCCTGAAGATAGTGATATTCCACTCTCGAAACTAGCTAGACTGTGGGTTGCAGAGGGATTTCTAGTCATAACTCCGCGGCAGGGGAGGCTGGAGAAGGTCGCGGAGGAGCACTTGCTGGATCTCACACAGAGGAATCTCATCACAGTGCGTAAGATTAGTTCGGATGGGACGATCAAAACCTGTGGATTGCACGACAGTCTGCGCGATCTAGCTGTGCAGGAATCGGGGAGGGAGAAGTTCTTTCACTCTATAAGGAGGTATGCGAATGCTCAGGGATTAGAGCAAGCTGCAAAGGCTCAGAGGCGCGTGTCTGTTCATAAAAACATCCTCATTTGCTTGAAGGATGTTTATCGTGCCACGAAATCGATTTCAGATGCAAGAACTCTGATCTATGCTGgctctcatcatcatcatccaaTGCCCTTGTTTCTAACTTATGATCTGCTTAGGGTGTTGGATGCCTATACAGTTTACTTCATCCGATTCCCGCAGGAATTGGCTCATTTGATTCATTTGAGGTACCTGTCTTTGACATATAATGGGAAGCTTGCATCATCATTGTCCAAGCTCCAAAACCTTCAGGTCTTGATTGTTCGTAGACAGCCAAGAATCATATTCGTGGGGAAATCGTTTTTGCCTGATGAATTCTGGGGTATGCAGCAGTTAAGGCATCTTGTAATGACGGAAACGAATTTGCCCAAAATCCCTGAGAATCTTCCCCTCTTTGCCAACCTTCAATCGCTTACAGATATCAATGCTGCTTCTTGCACCAGAGAGGTTCTTAAAAGCATGcctaatttgaaaaaattaggTATGTGGGTCGAAAAACCGGGTGTTGTAGGCCTTTATCTGGACGAGCTGGAGGAGCTCGAAGTATTCAAGTTCACTGTCTTGAATCCCAGCCCCAGCAAACAGGTTGAATTCGATTCTGATTTTTTCTTGCCAGAGACATTGAGGAAGCTGAGTTTAAGTGGTTGCGGACTTCCTTGGGAAGCAATGGGAGTTATTGTGGAGCTGCCAAATCTCGAAGTCTTGAAACTGCGAGAGCTCGCCTTCAATGGCGAGGAATGGTGCATGGAGGACTGTGTGTTTGAGAAGCTCAAGTTCTTGATGATTGAATACCTGAATTTGAAGAGCTGGATTGTTAATGACTCCCACTTTCCTTGCCTAGAACAGCTGTATATGAGGCATTGCTATAATTTGGAGGGAATCCCTTTGGAGCTTGGATATATAGGAGGCCTTAAGGTGATGGAATTGGTTGACTGCAGCCCTAAAGCAGTGGAATCAGCAGAGGAAATCAAGCAAGAACAGGAGGACTTCGACAAGGAGGGCTTTGAAGTTCGAATCTATTGTTCTTATGAAATATGA